The Achromobacter deleyi region CGTCCGTTCCTGGTGGAGACCGCCCACGGCACCGCGCGCGCGCTGGGCACCGAATACACCGTGCGCCTGCTGGGCGAGACCACCGAGGTCAGCGTGTACCAGGGCGCCGTCCAGATCGAACCGCGCCAGGACGCCGGCCATGCGCTTACCCTGCCGGCAGGCCGCCGCGTCAACTACTCGGCGCATGGCATCGGTGCACCCGCCGCCGCCGAGGAGGGCCGCCTTGCCTGGAAAGACGGCTTCATCGTGGCGCGCAGCATGCGCCTGGACGACTTCATTGCCGAGCTAGGCCGTTATTCCCGCGACACGCTGTCCTGCGACCCCGCCGTCGCCGGCCTCCGGCTGTCGGGCTCCTTCCCGGTCAATGACATCGACACGGTGCTGGCGGCGTTGCGCGCGACGCTGGACGTCCGCGTGGAGATCCAGACCCGGCTCTGGCGCCACCGGCACATGCGCCTGGTTCCCGGCCCGGACGCGGCGCGCGCCTGACGCGCCTATTGCAGAAATCGGCCTTGAAACTGATCCGTTTTGGTTTTCCGCGGGTCATGGCAGGTGAGACCTCGAAATTCTCATCTACCCATCGAAAGGCCAGCACATGAATCCCGTCCGGGCGCCCAGGCGCCCGTCTCCCCAATTCCCGCGGTGCACGGCATCTGTGCACCTGGCGGGACGCATCGCCATCGGGGCCCTGTTCGTGGCGCCCGGCCTGGCGCTGCCGGCCGCCGCGCACGCGCAGGCCGTCCAGGCACGCGCCTACGACATTCCGGCGGGAACGCTTGAGGACGTGCTGGGCCGCTACGGACGCGCGGCCGGCATCGTGCTGTCGTTCAAGCCCGAAGTCACCGCCGGGCTGCAAAGCAATGGGCTGCGGGGAAGCCACGATGTGCGCGGCGGACTCGATGCCCTGCTCGCCGGCACCGGTATCCGGGTGCTGCAGCAATCCAGTGCCAGCTTTGTCCTGGACCGGCCCGCCAGCCCGGCTATCGGCACGATGCAATTGCCCGCCGTGACAGTGACCGCCGCCGCGGCCGATCCCGGCCTGCCCGCGCCGTACGCGGGCGGCCAGATCGCCCGCGGCGGAGGCCTGGGCGTGCTGGGCGCCGCGGATGCCATGGATGTGCCATTCAGCACCACCAACTACACGGTCGAAATGCTGGAAAACCAGCAGGCGCGCACACTGGCGGACGTGGTGATCAACGAGTCCTCGGTGCGTACGCTGACCTCCAGCGGCGGCTTCGGTGAAGACTTCCAGATCCGAGGCTATATGGTGGCCAGCGGCGACGTCGGCCTGAATGGCCTGTATGGCCTGGCCTCGGCCAGCCGGATGCACGCGGCCATCATGGAACGCGTGGAAGTCCTGAAGGGACCGGGCACGCTGATGAACGGCATCGGCCCCGGCGGCAGCATCGGCGGCGGCATCAACGTGGTGACCAAGCGCGCAGGCGACGAACCCCTGACCCGCCTGACCCCCACGTACCAGAGCAAGGCGCAGCTCGGCGGCCAGCTCGACATGGGCCGCCGCTGGGGCGCAAACCAGGAATGGGGGATCCGCGTCAATGGCGTATACCGCAATGGCGACACGACCATCGACGACGGCAGGCAGGAGCAAGCGCTGGGCGCGCTGGCCCTGGATTACCGCGGAGCAGCGCTGCGCTGGTCGCTGGATGCCTACACCCAGCACGAAGACACCGACAATTTCCGGCCCCAGATCGGCTTCCAGCCGTCGGCGGCGTCGCTGCCGCCGCCACCCTCGGGCCGTCGGAATTTCTACCCCGGCACCCGCCTCAAGCTTGACGACTCGACCCTCGCCACGCGGCTCGAATACGACATCAGCGACCATCTCACCGTCTACGGCGCGGCCGGCTACCGCTACGGCACGGCGGGCCAGACATTCCCGTCGGGCCCGGCGGACGAGCTGGGCGACTTCACGGTGACGAATGCCTATTACGACTCGTACTCGCGCACCTGG contains the following coding sequences:
- a CDS encoding TonB-dependent siderophore receptor; this encodes MNPVRAPRRPSPQFPRCTASVHLAGRIAIGALFVAPGLALPAAAHAQAVQARAYDIPAGTLEDVLGRYGRAAGIVLSFKPEVTAGLQSNGLRGSHDVRGGLDALLAGTGIRVLQQSSASFVLDRPASPAIGTMQLPAVTVTAAAADPGLPAPYAGGQIARGGGLGVLGAADAMDVPFSTTNYTVEMLENQQARTLADVVINESSVRTLTSSGGFGEDFQIRGYMVASGDVGLNGLYGLASASRMHAAIMERVEVLKGPGTLMNGIGPGGSIGGGINVVTKRAGDEPLTRLTPTYQSKAQLGGQLDMGRRWGANQEWGIRVNGVYRNGDTTIDDGRQEQALGALALDYRGAALRWSLDAYTQHEDTDNFRPQIGFQPSAASLPPPPSGRRNFYPGTRLKLDDSTLATRLEYDISDHLTVYGAAGYRYGTAGQTFPSGPADELGDFTVTNAYYDSYSRTWTGDIGVRARFDTWGVRHTLTLGATRLDQEAGNAYVTSGTSVPSNIFRPAPLPEITARRASPSKASETELSSYTLADTLSFADDRLLITAGLRQQRVALDNYSTATGEHDSSYDESAISPVAGIVFKPLSNVSVYGNFTSGLTRGGMAPATAANAGQVFAPYKSRQYEAGVKADWGQVISSVSVFQITRPNAMTDPASNIYGFDGEQRNRGLELAAYGEAMPGLRLMASATFYDATLTRTEGGANDGNDANGVPRHTFNLGVDWDTPWVRGLSLNARVIHTSASYFNAANTLTLPSWTRYDIGARYSAQILGRAVVFRANIENLFNKDYWLASGAYATVAAPRTVLLSAQIDF